The sequence below is a genomic window from Pseudomonadota bacterium.
CATTCGGGCGCTCTCTGATGTTTTGGACAAGACTTTGTCTTATGATACGTTAGAGCAGCTGCGCGAACGTATGATTCAGATCAACCCCATCTTTGCGAGCTTTGATGAGGTGAGGCCAGAAAAATGGTTGCCGTTTGAGAAATTGGGAGATGTTAGTAAAGAGCCTCTTGCACCCTGGTCGGGTAACTTTTATATGACCGATTCCATTAGTCGGCACTCTGTGACGATGGCTAAGTGTAGCCAGGAGTTGCTGGACAGAGAAGGGGAGAGAACCAATGCTTGAAATATGGCCAACCATACTCTCACTCTTGATCCTTACGGGACAAATTATCCTGCTGGTCATTCCACTGATCCTATCAGTCGCCTATCTCGTTTACGCGGAACGTCGTATCATTGCAGCGATGCAACTGCGGCGTGGGCCCAACGTTGTTGGCGTTTTTGGCCTTTTGCAACCGATAGCCGATGCCCTGAAACTATTGCATAAGGAAATCATTGTTCCAACGCGGGCTAGCCCGATGATTTTCTTGCTGGCACCTATTGTGACATTTAGCCTTAGCTTAATGGCCTGGGCTGTAATTCCTATGGATGCGACTTTTGTATTTGCTGATATCAATGTGGGCATTTTATACCTGTTTGCCATTTCTTCACTCGGCGTTTATGGCGTGATTATGGCGGGTTGGGCCAGTAATTCTCAGTATCCTTTTTTAGGTGCCCTGCGCTCGGCAGCACAAATGGTCTCTTACGAAGTGTCGATTGGTTTGATTATCGTTAACGTTTTAATTTGTGCTGGATCGATGAATTTGCGGGAAATCGTGCTGGCGCAAAGCCGCGTGTGGTTTGTCGTACCCCTATTTCCTTTATTTGTTATGTTTTTTATCTCGGCCCTGGCTGAAACCAACCGGTCGCCGTTTGACCTGCCTGAGGCTGAAGCGGAGCTTGTGGGTGGCTATAACACCGAG
It includes:
- the nuoH gene encoding NADH-quinone oxidoreductase subunit NuoH, with amino-acid sequence MLEIWPTILSLLILTGQIILLVIPLILSVAYLVYAERRIIAAMQLRRGPNVVGVFGLLQPIADALKLLHKEIIVPTRASPMIFLLAPIVTFSLSLMAWAVIPMDATFVFADINVGILYLFAISSLGVYGVIMAGWASNSQYPFLGALRSAAQMVSYEVSIGLIIVNVLICAGSMNLREIVLAQSRVWFVVPLFPLFVMFFISALAETNRSPFDLPEAEAELVGGYNTEYSSMPFALFFLGEYANMILMSATASILFLGGWLPPLSFAIFKVVPGFVWFAFKIAFMLFLFLWVRATLPRYRYDQLMRLGWKVFLPLSLFFVVLTSGTLLYFDMLPDTGG